The following proteins are co-located in the Ammospiza caudacuta isolate bAmmCau1 chromosome 20, bAmmCau1.pri, whole genome shotgun sequence genome:
- the TBL2 gene encoding transducin beta-like protein 2 isoform X2, which translates to MTKKDDGSFTFTATSGDFPKKHKAPVINIGIAETGKFIMTASSDTTILIWSPKGEVLASINTNQMNNAYATVSPCGRFVASCGFTPDVKVWVVCFSKNGDFREVTRAFELKGHTAGVQSFSFSNDSRRMATVSKDGTWKFWDTDVEYKKQQDPHLLLTGQCAVLEPCRIALSPDGRTVAVASGTDIVVYNTRRGEEEERFLGVHSHCITDLAFDTTGRYVVSCGDRAICVLHNTAGHRAVVEEMEAMLKKTGNKATQERLEQQISSARKALAAIYGKKH; encoded by the exons ATGACCAAGAAGGATGACGGCAGCTTCACCTTCACTGCGACTTCTGGGGACTTCCCAAAGAAGCACAAGGCTCCTGTCATTAACATAGGGATTGCAGAGACAG ggaagTTTATCATGACAGCTTCCAGTGACACCACCATCCTGATCTGGAGCCCAAAGGGCGAAGTCCTGGCCAGCATTAACACCAACCAGATGAACAATGCCTATGCCACAGTGTCACCCTGTGGGAG GTTTGTGGCATCCTGTGGCTTTACCCCTGATGTGAAGGTATGGGTGGTGTGTTTTAGCAAGAACGGAGACTTCAGGGAGGTGACCAGGGCTTTTGAGTTGAAGGGCCACACTGCTGGTGTACaatccttttccttctccaacGACTCAAGGAG GATGGCGACCGTGTCAAAGGATGGCACATGGAAGTTCTGGGACACAGATGTGGAGTACAAGAAGCAGCAGGACCCACACCTGCTTCTGACAGGGCAGTGTGCAGTGCTGGAGCCATGCCGCATTGCTCTGTCCCCTGACGGCCGCACGGTCGCTGTGGCGAGCGGCACAGACATTGTGGTGTACAACACACGGCGcggtgaggaggaggagcgtTTTCTTGGTGTGCACAGCCACTGTATCACAGACCTTGCGTTTGATACCACTGGCCGCTATGTCGTGTCCTGTGGGGACCGCGCTATCTGTGTCCTCCACAACACTGCCGGGCACCGTGCCGTGGtggaggagatggaggccaTGCTGAAAAAAACTGGGAACAAAGCCACgcaggagaggctggagcagcagatctCCAGTGCTCGCAAAGCATTGGCTGCCATCTATGGCAAGAAGCACTAA
- the LOC131566668 gene encoding LOW QUALITY PROTEIN: schlafen family member 12-like (The sequence of the model RefSeq protein was modified relative to this genomic sequence to represent the inferred CDS: inserted 2 bases in 1 codon; substituted 1 base at 1 genomic stop codon), which produces MIASQERQLPINLTTNYPDVLVVIGKTLLGKSSRKKKSSNQKAEKVFSIAAAXALLNSGGGILRMESEDRNDFWEHGICGDIETSLRDCTGRRKAHPYFARMQSGTLVYPVTSREAPEFLRKKNCVKCCKENGLTPKRAQLSFDGGAKETPPNIQEHNIQDTVVRFIKKDEVLVGEVLGFTQATHIEFKEYSTKSSLXYIRKNFPKYVSAFANTEGGYLFFGVDDNSKVTGTHSNMEKVALEQTVADAISSMCAHHFCGSGAGVQIQVCHRHFFIEIPSLGFVHLLGSKGPRRRMVHILGVYDQAGCSQGYACAMHIESSGCTVLDGDPEFWMVLGTIREESVGSWALTKRLSSRKWMELMTAADPDK; this is translated from the exons ATGATTGCCAGCCAAGAGAGGCAGCTGCCGATTAATTTGACCACAAACTATCCTGATGTGTTGGTAGTTATTGGGAAAACGCTTTTAGGAAAGAGTTCCAGAAAGAAGAAGTCTAGCaatcagaaagcagaaaaagtcTTTTCCATAGCAGCAGC TGCATTGCTGAATTCAGGAGGAGGAATTTTGAGAATGGAGAGTGAGGACAGAAATGACTTCTGGGAGCATGGCATTTGTGGAGACATAGAGACGAGCCTCAGGGATTGCACTGGCAGAAGAAAGGCTCATCCATACTTTGCACGGATGCA GTCTGGCACGTTGGTTTATCCTGTGACTTCCAGAGAAGCTCCTGAATTcctgagaaagaaaaactgtGTCAAGTGCTGCAAAGAGAATGGACTGACCCCCAAGAGAGCTCAGCTGAGTTTTGATGGGGGAGCAAAAGAGACTCCTCCAAACATCCAAGAGCACAACATCCAAGATACTGTGGTCAGGTTTATAAAGAAAGATGAAGTGCTGGTTGGGGAGGTCCTGGGTTTCACACAGGCAACACATATTGAATTTAAGGAATACAGTACAAAGAGTAGCTTGTAATACATCAGAAAAAACTTTCCTAAATACGTCTCTGCCTTTGCAAACACTGAGGgtggatatttattttttggtgTGGATGACAACAGTAAAGTCACTGGGACCCACAGTAATATGGAGAAAGTAGCTTTAGAACAAACAGTAGCTGATGCCATCAGCTCAATGTGTGCCCATCACTTctgtggctctggggctggcGTGCAGATCCAGGTGTGTCatagacattttttcatagaaatcccttctttgggatttgtgcatcttctgggaagcaaaggccccagaagaagaatg GTGCACATCCTGGGTGTTTATGACCAAGCAGGCTGTTCACAGGGCTATGCCTGTGCCATGCACATTGAGTCATCTGGCTGCACTGTGCTCGATGGTGACCCCGAATTCTGGATGGTGCTGGGCACTATCAGGGAGGAGAGTGTAGGGAGCTGGGCACTGACTAAAAGACTGAGCAGCCGGAAATGGATGGAGCTCATGACAGCTGCAGACCCAGATAAATAA
- the BCL7B gene encoding B-cell CLL/lymphoma 7 protein family member B isoform X1, with product MSGRSVRAETRSRAKDDIKKVMAAIERVRRWEKKWVTVGDTSLRIFKWVPVADSKEKEKSKSSSSTAREANGFPADTSANSSLLLEFQGAVSADENSNQSSLSDVYQLKVDSSPNSSPSPQQSESMSPAHTSDFRTDDSQPPTLGQETLEEPSLPSSEVADEPPTLTKEEPVPLETQVTEEDEDSGAPPLKRFCADQNSVCHTASES from the exons ATGTCGGGGCGCTCGGTGCGGGCCGAGACCCGCAGCCGCGCCAAAGATGACATCAAGAAGGTGATGGCAGCCATCGAGCGCGTCCGCAGATG GGAGAAGAAGTGGGTGACGGTGGGCGACACGTCTCTGCGGATATTCAAGTGGGTGCCAGTGGCGGACAGTAAGGAG AAAGAGAAATCCAAATCGAGTAGCAGCACGGCCCGAGAAGCCAATGGCTTCCCAGCTGACACCTCTGCCAACTCCTCCCTCCTTCTGGAGTTCCAAG GTGCTGTTTCTGCAGATGAGAACAGCAACCAGAGCTCCCTGTCTGATGTATACCAGCTCAAGGTGGACAGCAGTCCCAACTCCAGCCCCAGTCCTCAACAGAGTGAGTCCATGAGTCCTGCCCACACATCTGACTTCCGCACAGACGACTCACAGCCTCCTACCCTGGGGCAGGAGACCCTGGAAG agccctccctgccttcctcagAAGTGGCAGATGAGCCTCCCACTCTCACAAAGGAAGAGCCAGTCCCCCTTGAGACTCAG GTAACTGAAGAGGATGAGGACTCTGGTGCGCCACCTCTGAAGAGATTTTGTGCTGACCAGAACTCTGTGTGCCACACAGCCTCAGAGAGCTAA
- the BCL7B gene encoding B-cell CLL/lymphoma 7 protein family member B isoform X2, translating into MSGRSVRAETRSRAKDDIKKVMAAIERVRRWEKKWVTVGDTSLRIFKWVPVADSKEKEKSKSSSSTAREANGFPADTSANSSLLLEFQDENSNQSSLSDVYQLKVDSSPNSSPSPQQSESMSPAHTSDFRTDDSQPPTLGQETLEEPSLPSSEVADEPPTLTKEEPVPLETQVTEEDEDSGAPPLKRFCADQNSVCHTASES; encoded by the exons ATGTCGGGGCGCTCGGTGCGGGCCGAGACCCGCAGCCGCGCCAAAGATGACATCAAGAAGGTGATGGCAGCCATCGAGCGCGTCCGCAGATG GGAGAAGAAGTGGGTGACGGTGGGCGACACGTCTCTGCGGATATTCAAGTGGGTGCCAGTGGCGGACAGTAAGGAG AAAGAGAAATCCAAATCGAGTAGCAGCACGGCCCGAGAAGCCAATGGCTTCCCAGCTGACACCTCTGCCAACTCCTCCCTCCTTCTGGAGTTCCAAG ATGAGAACAGCAACCAGAGCTCCCTGTCTGATGTATACCAGCTCAAGGTGGACAGCAGTCCCAACTCCAGCCCCAGTCCTCAACAGAGTGAGTCCATGAGTCCTGCCCACACATCTGACTTCCGCACAGACGACTCACAGCCTCCTACCCTGGGGCAGGAGACCCTGGAAG agccctccctgccttcctcagAAGTGGCAGATGAGCCTCCCACTCTCACAAAGGAAGAGCCAGTCCCCCTTGAGACTCAG GTAACTGAAGAGGATGAGGACTCTGGTGCGCCACCTCTGAAGAGATTTTGTGCTGACCAGAACTCTGTGTGCCACACAGCCTCAGAGAGCTAA